TGAATAATATTGTCTTCCTCATAACTTAATCTAATATAAATTCCCCTATATTCCGATATTATTTCAGCACCCACTACGTTGAGTATTTAGCAGCCAAGGTGGCCAAGGCTGGCATCGATCCGCTGCCCATCTTCGATTTGACGGACTGCGTCCAGGAGCTGCGGAGGCGTGGCATCGCCCTGCCCGAGCGAGGACCCTGGGACACCGATGAGATCTACAAGACCATGTGCTCCGAGGTGCGTTCTTTGGCTATCATCCATTTATCGCTTTATTGATTTCCTATTATTTGCTTGGCATGGTTTGAGTTcgccatttccatttgcttTTAACGGGTTCCTTTACGCGGAAATCGAGTTTCCTGCGGCCGAGGGCGATTTGTTTTCGCCGGGTGATTCAGTGTCCGCCCCCATCGATTGATCGAGgcggaaaaaaacaaataaagaaaataagatcGTTTAGCCGCCAACTAAATTTGGATGCCGTCTGACGTATTTCACACGCGTCTTAATTGATAttcgttttattattatttaattgtaaacAGTTTGCGCGGTCGAAccgaaaatgtttataaatgtACCCATCTCTCAATCTCGTTCTTACTTATAGGTAATCAAACAGCATATTCCACTGAAATCGGCATGAGCAGGAGCAAAAGGAGAAGTGAAGCTATGATGGTCGACTGTTGCAATtcttcattaatttttatgatttatggcAAGCACTTTTATAGACATTTTTATACACCAACCTGCACACGAAACAATTTTAAGTCTTAGACTGTTCGTTAGACATTATACATTAGCCATGGCATGTATACACCTTCATCGACACCTACTCATCGTCCATCCAGAAGCCTTTCCCATTTTGTTTAGTTACTAAGAGATGGAAAACAACAGCCCAAAAAAACGGCACGTGGAACAGAGTGCATTCAATAAACCGAATATGTGAAAATTCAAtgcaattgtttttatttttttctaatgATTTTCAACCTGTGAATAAGAATGTGCAGACGCCTTTTCAAGATACCTGTGGTTATGTGAAGCACAAAAATATGAGTAACCAGTGATTTTCTCCCAAAAATCCTaggcaaataaaaagtttgtcAACAAAGTGGGCGGTACCAAAAAGTTCTACTATATAATTCTCAAAATTATTGTATACTTTTGAGCTGACATGCTTTGTCAAAGCAAATGATAGCTTTGAGTATCTCGAAAGTCGTAATTCCACTAAGAATTATATTCTTCCCCTTGAGCGTTTGCGATATTGCCAAAAAGGCAAATGCGACCCATAAATTATGTCCCGCGGCAAAAAGAAAaggcaataataataacaaccaCATGAGCAGAAAATAAACCAATACAGTAAGTGGgggatatttaaattcaaattcagaTTCACATTCACCGACGCGCCGGGACAAAGTTACTCGCGGAGGCCAGGAGGGAACGTGATGAGACGAGAGGCGCTGGCGGAGGAATCGTAAAAACCTATTTTCGTAGCGATTGAAATGAATTTATGCGCGCGGCACAACATGTTTTGATATTCGGACAGTTTTACACCAATAACAACTAATTAAATGGgataaattgtatatttattgatCCATAAACGATCGCCTCGTCCTGGCAGTTGCTTTGAACTCAATACCCCCGAAGTGCAGCATTCGGATGCGCTGTTTTTAGTTCAGGGATTCAAAGCGCGTGGCATGGAAATATGCAGATCACATGGCCCATGTTATTTATGATCATCCAGACAGTTTGGCACTTAAGGTATTTATTCCTCGTTCACGTAGACAGGCGTTATAGACATTATAGTCATCGCAAAGCGATAGTCCCTTGGGAATCCATcgaatttattatttctaaataaaataatacaatatattaaaaacgttaaaatggaaaaatacaatttgttggtctatataaaagtaaaaaaaatcataattatattaatataaatctATTGTTTAGATTAAACAACCTATTTTAAGAATGttgtgaacattttttttattttcaggtaTTATAAAAAACGTTCATATTCTTCGTCTAGCCGGCAATATGGAATGCCTTGTGCTTGGCCATTAAAAACGTTTAAGTGTTGGCATGTGCCTCGTAAAATAATGTCTTCAATTTGTATGTTTTATGAAACAAAGTCAAGGTGAAACGACATTGACCTTAGGGGCTCAAGTTAATTACAGGTTAACCGAAGCCATTAATCAATCACTCGGCCAATCGATCGGATTGAATCCGAGCGGCCTTTGATTCATGGGTGCCAGaattatacaatttaatgGCTTTACTATATGTGGGAGGGAGAACGCGTAATGCAAACATCTTGTCCGCCCACCCAACACACGACGTAACCCCACCTTTGTTGAATTAACCTTAGCGCTTGTTTATTAGAGACTGAATTACGGGCAGCGGCGTCACATCCTGTCCACTGCAAACAACAACGGCTGGATGGGTCTAGacctcctcctcttcccatTTGGCCGCCATGGAAACCGTGACATTCAATGTCGAAGCAACTAAAGAAAATCATCTGAACGACCTTCGCGAACAGCACAACAAATAATTAGCCAAACAATGGTTGGGTTTGCGCGGAAAGCCATCATCCTGCTGataaacaacaataaataatttaaattcaaataataaatatttacgatTAGTTGTAGGTAGCTTCTCCAGAAATGTTATTCCCCTGATTGTTTTGCAAATCGCGTATGGCGGATTATGAGGCGATTTGTTTAGAGGGTTTTGTTTGCCAAAATCTTTTATGAACATGTGGAAACGAAAACTAGATTTCGCcagttatattaaaaaattcatttttaaataaactcaGTTTACGGTTCTATATTTTTAGCATTTCGTAGGTGTACATAGGGTATTAACTGGTAGATACATATAAGTATACTTTAAAAGTCGTATGCAATTAAATAGTATTTACAAAATGGTTTTATACTTCACACCAATGCGGTCGTATTAGGGGTAgctacataaatacatatatagtctatttcacaaatataaaacaaacctTAGCCGTCTAATAATTGGTCGTGAATGCACCGTTCGCACTCCTTACATATCTTTAAACTATAGATCTAGGTTATTGCATTAGTTTGTATCCCGTACACACATAAAGTAAGTAACGCGTAAATCACACAATATAGTACACTCATAGATATAATCATAAaactacatacatatatatgtttaGAGTATATAGAAAATCATCGTAGCGGAAGACTAGAAAGGTAACACTACTGGAAAGTTATCCGTTGacgtgttgtttttttttctcaaactGGGTTTCATTATCCTACAAATTCTTACTACTTAGTTATTACAAATTTCGtctatataaaattatattaaattcagttCTGGGATTTTGCACTCGCAgaacaacagaaaaaaaccGTCGAGAAGTGGCTTCTCTGCTCTACAAAAACGATCTTATAGATCCACAAATTCAAACAGTTCACATTTCTCCGATTGGGCGATATCGTCTTATTTACACATTGATGTTATCATATTTTGAAAcatctaaaatatttgggtTCAAAAATCTTTGGAAAAATTCGGAGGAGTCTCTAAGGTCATTTATATATTCCGAATCGTCACCCTGCTCAAATCTCTTGAGGATTCGCTAGATAGTTAAGTAGTAATCTACTGCATCAGATCCAGAGCGTGCAGGCTCTCGACATCCGGATCGGAGGAGGCGTCGCAGGTGGAGAGCCAGTCCCAGACTCGCCGTCGCACCATCGCCTGATCGATGGGTATGTCCAATCCATACGTGGACATCATCCGCTTGAAGCGCAGCTTGTTCTCATCCCCCGAGAGGCGACCTTCCCGCTGGTTAAGGTAGATGCACGAGTCCTGGTCGTGGTTGGTGGGCGAGATGAGGGTGGCCGACTTGGAGGTGGAGATGCGGCACTCCACCCAGCGGTCCTTCATGTACTTGGCCACCTCGGTGATCTTGCACCGGTCCTCGGGATCGTGGCTCAGATACTTTCGGAAGCAGCGCATCAGACGCGGCGAGAAGCGCCGGAAATTATCGGGCACCTTGGTCGTCTTGCGCTGTTCGTACTTCATGAAATTGGCATACGACACATCCTTCACCCAATCGGCGGATTGCCAGGGGGGATTTCCCGTCAAGATGTTGTACAGCAGGATGCCAAACTGCCAGGAATCGCTGACCGGCAGGCACTGGAAGCGCTCGTTCTTGATCAGCTCCAGCTGCTCGGGCGGCACACAGCTGGTCCACGTGTGCTTCACCTTGTGCACTAGCAGACCCTTCTTCGTGGTGGCTCCAAAATCGCAGAGCTTCACGCGCGTAAAGTCGGGCGTAAAGACAAGTATGTTCTCGATCTTCAGATCGCGATGCACCAGACTCTTGGAGTGCATGAAGCCGAGGGCCGAACTGAGCTGCTCCGAGATCAGCTTGCAGGCATTCTCATGCAAGCCATTCGGTCCGATATTCGAAGCAAGATCTCCGTAAGGGGCGTGCTCCATGGCGAAAACGTAATAGTCCATCGTCTGGAAGGCCACTGCGTAGGCGCTGAGGATGTGATGGTGGTGCGACAGCTCGTAGTTGTAGTGGAACTCCTTCTGGAACTCCTTGATCGTGGTCAGCTCAGCGTGTACTGCCTTTAGCACCACCAGCGTGCTGGTCTGTCTGTGCCGGCACAGCAGGATCTTGGCGAAACAGCCCTCGGCCAGCGTCTTCTCGATATTGTACTGATCGGCGAAGGTCATCAGCGGCAGCTCCACGTCCGGAATGAGATGGATCTGGCCTCCGTCGTTCTTGTCCGGCTTCTTGTAGATGCTGCTCCTGCGGCTCACGGACGCGGCGCCTGGCACCTCCAGGCGCCCGGTACTGGTGCTCGTCGGCGTCAGCGGAGTGCTGCACCGCTTCTGGTTGTTGTGGTTGGTGCaggtgctgctgttgttgttgctgttgcggctATTCGTGCTGCCGCCGTCGCCGAAGGAGCGGCGCAGCCGGAAGGAGAATGAGCGTttctctaaaaaataaaaaagaaaatcaaatttagaaaaatgtttaaaaaatatgttatttgaattttgacaaaaaaaaaagttttttatttaattattacttctttctttcatttatttattttataaaacaacaaaataatacaaaatttgtttttaaattaatgttttttatattgatTTCTTAAATATGATCGGGGTAAATAGGTATAAATTCGAAATCAATTTCGTAGACAACTTAGTAATGACTTCAAAGTTTTTAAGTGTTCTTAGATACATTCtactttaaattgatttattcgAAATCATTTACATACCTACTTGTAGTATATGAAATAAAAGCTAACTTTGAATTGATTTattcgaaaataataaataagcaCATAAAGCAAACAGTAAAAGGAAAACCCAAGGCTATGAaaccaaaaatagaaaaatcgatttcaaatgaaagtcaaaatattaaaatgtcattAGCAATGACCCCACCCATGGCAACACAGAATTTACCTGTTCACACCTAAACATAACTAaccacaaataaaaaacacaatatTGTGTCATTCTGAGCTGTTTtaattggatttatttttggttattttgcTCCATATGATTTATAGCCAACGTTTGATGTGCTGCTTGGGTTGCTTTTATGTGTCCATTTGTTGTTCCACAATgcgaattattaatttatcagcCAGCGGAACATAGGAAAACGTTTTACAGCCCTCCATATCGAAGGGGGCGTGTGATGGGGATTCGCCCACGCCCAAGACAGAGAAATAGACGATGTTGTCGCCAAATTGTCTGTGACAAAGTTAGTGCAGAATTTGCGTAGATCCGCGGGGTGGGCCGGGCTGTCTTCACTATGAGTTATGATTATATGGGCCGCGCAGCAAAGACGTCAGCAGTTAGTCACTCTGACTGACGATTGCTCTGATTTTTGGAATCCGCAATCTGCGTAGTGCCAGCCGCAACACTCCTACCTACCTACAGTCGGTCTCGTTTATAGCCAGGGAAATCGCggaaaatcatttgatttgcaGTCAAATGGGACACAGTCAGGCACCTACATATATCAATAGAATGCGTTAGCTGGAAAATCGCACCCGGctaagcaaataaaattttcaccCGTACATTTATAGGGCGTGATGTGATTCTCCTCTCTTGATTTTCTCACAATTTTACCGCGAATTGTTTTTGACGCCGAACTTGTATCTATATAAATCGGGACTCTTGCTCGTATTTCATTCGGTGTCACTGGGAACGAGCTGTGTTGGCGAATTAGTAATTACatctattcaaaaatatttcccctTAAGACAAATTACTATCAGACGCCAGAGGAAAATACTTAAAGCTCAGGCATGCGggaaatgcatttttggtCGAACAATTTATGAACACTTCCCAAGGTGGGTCCAAGTatacacatatgtatgtaccgAAATGGGCAGCGGGTATAAATAGTTACGGGACAGCTTGACAAATTTTCTTGATTTACGATATTAAACGATCTgcttaattttgtaaatcTATATGAGACAAATCGAGACATAAAAACCGTCTAGAGGTAATTATAAAttcctaaatcatttacttaGTCGTTTAGTTCCCATCAAGAGCGttattataaaacataaaataatatttagattGTATTTCTtagatttcgaaatttggaatataaaacaagagagaacgctatagtcgggtgccccgactatcagatacccgttactcaccTAAAGGgggtgcgaaggagatggagaaaaactttgatccgccgtaactttttaacgaatggtccgatttaaaaaatttcttctacatttcgataggtattgataaacacagtaaaactgcatttttacttttccaaaatattgaaatttttaaaatcgtatataagcgattgtgggcgttagagggggcgtggcacccttttgaaataaacttgcgctgcgtaggaactcatagaatctgcatgcaaaatgtcaatcttctagcttttatagtttccgagatctcagcgttcatacagacagacagacggacagacagacggacagacagacggacagacagacagacagacagacggacagacggacagacggacatggctagatcgactcggctagtgatcccgatcaagaatatatatagtttatagggagcggaaacgcttccttctacctgttacatacttttgcacgaatctaatatacccttttactctacgagtaacgggtataatgactAAACTAAGTTCTGTTTTTAAGGCTAAAAACAGCTATGAATGTTAAAAGAACTTGAATATTTGACCCTACTAAGTTTTGGGGATTTCTTGGGTACTTTTTTCCTTATATAATATTTCTGGAAGGAGAGTATTTTTGGAGAAAACAAATGTGATTTCATTTGTAGCCCATTAACCCCCAAAAATAAGTGCCATTAGTTTGGAGAGTGGACATTGGCAGCAACAAGTCAAAGTTTTTCGCggttcttttctgtttttttttcgaacatTGTCTATTTCCGTTCCAGAAGTGATTGGCTTGTGGCCAGAGGTGGTCAGTGCCCAACCGCAGAGATCCCTAATAAACGAGATCTCCACTTGTTAGCCAGCCACAAAATATGGGGAAACTAATTATAAACCGTTGGAAACCGTCAAGCAGACGAACAAAAGCCCCAGCGACCTGCGTGTGCTCATAAATCAAACTTTCACTTTCCTACCATTCAGTCCAACCCCCTGAAAATCCCTCCCGTCCCTACATActcaattcaaatgaaatgCCAATTTCATCTTGATATTCTCTTCATATATTTGCGGCAGAAACACTTTGCAATGCCAAAAATAGCAGAACAAACAAATGAGCCAAAAAGGGTCAGCAGGCATTCTCAAAGATGCATTTCGGCGGGctaaatataaaatggaagTCAGAATTTCCGTGTAAATCATCTGCCTTCGAGGGGAGTCGTGTAAACAGTGgctcaaaataaacaaacaccCCAGTGGACAGTCGGATCGAAGTGAAATGTGAAATGCAATTGCAACAAAGGCGCCAGGAGACTCGAACTGCCAaaggaaaaaattgttttaacgATAGCTGAATATTTTTGGCTAATATCTTAGCCGATCTGCAGTTTCTCTTACTAATTCAGATTTACTATATTGAAATCTTATTATTAGttgaatctttttttttctttataatttttcccaaaagtgTTACCTGTGTAAACATCAAGCTGatactttttaattataataatggtaatcgttcttaaatttgaaaaaattttaattttgtattatattaaatattaccttctaagACTTGGTTAACGCTAGCCAAGgtagatatattttaaacgaAAGCTACATGAAGTCAAATATGGTATATTGACGACTTCAATTGTGATATCTGTCcatagtaaatatttaattaattgtcTTCTTTTCTTTAGGTATcgtttttaattatatcttGTTTAATGATAAAGCCACAAAGCTTTTAAGCAGCACTCGAGGATTTCCAAAGAATCGATATGCTTTTCTTGGCCACAGAGCAGATTCGCCGGGCAGATTCGTCCAACTCTCGTATGAGTGACTGACAAAATGAGCGTTTCGGCTGCCGTGCCCCCCGCCCCCCTGGGGTCTAGGGGGTCCACCCAGAGATTTCTGTGTCCCGGTTCCCGCCTGCTTGGCAACCCGCCCGACACTGTGCGCGACTTTGGGGGCATTGCTGACGTCAATCGGCAAATCGTTGTCGGTCGGCGTGCCACATACAGGCACAGATATAGCCCCACTCACGGGCCAACGAGGCTAGGCTGCCGCTGGGTCTCCATCGGTTTGTAAGTTTCctattattacaaaataaatgcaaacacTTTTAGACCAGCGCCAATCCAGCCAGCCATGATGAATTGCCCGGGCTGGCGTCTGGAGACTAGAGAGAACGGAGAACGAAGAACAGAGACCCGAGACCATCGACCGGACAATCCCCCCTACTAATACCACTACCAGCCCCTAATCGAGCATTTTAAACAATTGATCCAAGCTGATTGCCCAATCAGCGGAACTGGTTCACTTAGTGCCCCACTCTTTGATGTGGGCGAAAGACGTAAGTTGATTTTCAGGACCTACGGCAACTTGAAAAAGTCGGAATGGCTTTTACGTGCTGCATTTATAGGGTTGGGGGACCTACGACAATCTGTTGCCGCGCTTTCATTTCCCatcgaaattcaaattcaatttctcCATATCTCTCGCTTTTCAATACTTTTTTCTGTATACCTAATTACTGTTTACACAAACATACGAATTTGGGTCAAGCAAGTTCTATTACAATGTACATAATgtaattttgttgattttttcaaCGCAAGGTAGCTGtgaacttttctatatttatgtTAGTGTTTATAATCTTAAAGATTTGAATTTCCCTTTCCGTTTaagaataatttataaattagctAAAAAGGAAACCATTAATAACTTAAGTTATTgttggtaaataaataatcctaTTATTTGTGGTGCAAAAAATGTAGTAGGTTTTTTCCTATTGCTTATTTTAAGGCTTGTCCAACACACTGTATCGCATTGCTCACTCCCTATATAACAAGTTTTCGTAAGCAGAATATAACATATTATACaacaattcaataaaaattaacgaCTGAAAGAAAATTTCCGCTGCGCCCACAAGCCCGAGCGAAggcaacaaaaaccaaaataaacaaaaagaaataaaattaaatatatataggttTTTAATGTAGGCAAAGGCggcaaaacaagaaaaaccaaaattaaataaataatattaagagAGATCTTTTTTTTATGCCTGGATCCTACATGCGTCTTAGACAACGGATGAGTATTGATATAAAAGCAAAGGCAGGCGAAAAATGcgaattttttgtatatttttgttgtatttataaaacacGTTTAAATTTGTTCAATTCGCTTTCCCTATCTTTTTGGCCCAAGGAgtgtatttttagaaaagtaggCGTGTATCCAGCCGCCCTCCCCGGTCCACGAAATATTGATATATGGCAGCACTCTAGAGGACCACCAACCAGAGGCAGCTGCTCTGGGAAAATTGCGCACATGACTAGCACGAGCGGCAGGTGGCAAGGTGGCAAGTGATGATGCAGGATGAAAGCCGGCTCCTTCAAGAAACACCTTCGTTCTGAGTGGCGCTTGACAGGCTCGCATGCCAGGGCTAAAAAGAAGAAGAGATCTGAACTGAAGAGGCACAGTGATGGCCCAAAGTCACCGCCCACGGTAaatttttccataatttattttaatagttccGCCTTaacgattt
The genomic region above belongs to Drosophila takahashii strain IR98-3 E-12201 chromosome 2L, DtakHiC1v2, whole genome shotgun sequence and contains:
- the meng gene encoding serine/threonine-protein kinase meng-po gives rise to the protein MGTIEKRSFSFRLRRSFGDGGSTNSRNSNNNSSTCTNHNNQKRCSTPLTPTSTSTGRLEVPGAASVSRRSSIYKKPDKNDGGQIHLIPDVELPLMTFADQYNIEKTLAEGCFAKILLCRHRQTSTLVVLKAVHAELTTIKEFQKEFHYNYELSHHHHILSAYAVAFQTMDYYVFAMEHAPYGDLASNIGPNGLHENACKLISEQLSSALGFMHSKSLVHRDLKIENILVFTPDFTRVKLCDFGATTKKGLLVHKVKHTWTSCVPPEQLELIKNERFQCLPVSDSWQFGILLYNILTGNPPWQSADWVKDVSYANFMKYEQRKTTKVPDNFRRFSPRLMRCFRKYLSHDPEDRCKITEVAKYMKDRWVECRISTSKSATLISPTNHDQDSCIYLNQREGRLSGDENKLRFKRMMSTYGLDIPIDQAMVRRRVWDWLSTCDASSDPDVESLHALDLMQ